In a single window of the Xylanimonas protaetiae genome:
- the whiA gene encoding DNA-binding protein WhiA: MALTAQVKNELARLRVTRTSCRKAEVSAMLRFSGGLHIISGRVVVEAELDTEAAAARLRVAIAELYGQQSDLIVVQAGGLRKHHRYVVRVVREGESLARQTGLLDQRGRPVRGLSPEVVSAGVQEAEAVWRGAFLAHGSLTEPGRSMALEVTCPGPEAALALVGAARRLGVHGKSREVRGVDRVVIRDGEAIGEMLRRMGATTTLDVWEERRARREVRGTANRLANFDDANLRRSARAAVAAGARVERAFEILGDEVPDHLREAGTLRLEHKQASLEELGQLADPPLSKDAVAGRIRRLLSTADKRALELGIPDTEAGLSPDLLDL; encoded by the coding sequence ATGGCGCTCACCGCACAGGTCAAGAACGAGCTCGCGCGGCTGCGCGTGACCCGCACGTCGTGCCGCAAGGCCGAGGTCTCCGCGATGCTGCGGTTCTCGGGCGGGCTGCACATCATCTCGGGCCGCGTCGTCGTCGAGGCGGAGCTCGACACCGAGGCCGCGGCGGCGCGGCTGCGCGTCGCGATCGCCGAGCTCTACGGCCAGCAGAGCGACCTCATCGTGGTGCAGGCCGGCGGCCTGCGGAAGCACCACCGGTACGTGGTGCGCGTGGTCCGCGAGGGGGAGTCGCTCGCCCGGCAGACGGGCCTGCTCGACCAGCGCGGGCGGCCCGTGCGCGGGCTCTCCCCGGAGGTCGTCTCGGCGGGCGTCCAGGAGGCCGAGGCGGTGTGGCGCGGCGCGTTCCTGGCCCACGGCTCCCTCACCGAGCCGGGCCGCTCCATGGCCCTCGAGGTGACCTGCCCCGGCCCGGAGGCCGCGCTCGCGCTCGTCGGCGCGGCGCGCCGCCTCGGCGTGCACGGCAAGTCCCGCGAGGTGCGCGGCGTCGACCGCGTCGTGATCCGCGACGGTGAGGCCATCGGCGAGATGCTGCGCCGCATGGGCGCGACGACGACGCTCGACGTCTGGGAGGAGCGGCGCGCGCGGCGCGAGGTGCGCGGCACCGCGAACCGCCTGGCGAACTTCGACGACGCGAACCTGCGCCGCTCGGCGCGCGCCGCCGTCGCGGCCGGGGCGCGCGTGGAGCGCGCGTTCGAGATCCTCGGCGACGAGGTGCCCGACCACCTGCGCGAGGCCGGCACGCTGCGGCTCGAGCACAAGCAGGCGTCGCTGGAGGAGCTCGGCCAGCTCGCGGACCCGCCGCTGTCCAAGGACGCCGTCGCGGGCCGCATCCGCCGCCTGCTGTCGACGGCGGACAAGCGCGCCCTCGAGCTCGGCATCCCGGACACCGAGGCGGGACTGAGCCCGGACCTCCTCGACCTGTGA
- the pgl gene encoding 6-phosphogluconolactonase: MTGRLVVVHPDADVLAQAAAARLLTRLLDVQSVRRPVHVVLTGGTVGIRTLAAAAASPLVGAVDWSGVHLWWGDERYLPAGDPDRNETQARAALLDALTASWGLPEGNVHPMAGPDAADSPEASAQAYAAELAAHAEAGAAAPAFDVLLLGMGPDGHVASLFPGHEALAAGGTTVGVHHSPKPPAERVSLTFEAVNAAREVWVVAAGAEKAEQAAAALAGHTVTEVPASGVHGTDRTLWLLDTAASDAP, encoded by the coding sequence GTGACCGGCCGGCTCGTCGTCGTCCACCCGGACGCCGACGTGCTGGCCCAGGCCGCCGCCGCGCGGCTGCTCACGCGCCTCCTCGACGTGCAGTCCGTGCGCCGGCCGGTGCACGTCGTCCTCACGGGCGGCACGGTCGGGATCAGGACGCTGGCGGCCGCTGCCGCGAGCCCGCTGGTCGGGGCCGTCGACTGGTCCGGCGTGCACCTGTGGTGGGGCGACGAGCGCTACCTGCCCGCCGGCGACCCGGACCGCAACGAGACGCAGGCCCGCGCGGCCCTCCTCGACGCCCTGACGGCGTCCTGGGGGCTGCCGGAGGGCAACGTGCACCCGATGGCCGGCCCGGACGCCGCCGACTCCCCCGAGGCGTCGGCGCAGGCGTACGCGGCGGAGCTCGCGGCGCACGCCGAGGCGGGCGCCGCGGCGCCTGCGTTCGACGTGCTCCTGCTCGGCATGGGCCCGGACGGTCACGTCGCCTCGCTGTTCCCGGGGCACGAGGCCCTGGCGGCCGGCGGCACGACGGTGGGGGTGCACCACTCCCCCAAGCCGCCCGCGGAGCGCGTCTCGCTGACCTTCGAGGCCGTCAACGCGGCCCGCGAGGTGTGGGTCGTGGCGGCCGGCGCCGAGAAGGCCGAGCAGGCCGCCGCGGCCCTCGCGGGCCACACCGTCACGGAGGTCCCGGCGTCGGGCGTGCACGGCACGGACCGGACGCTGTGGCTGCTGGACACCGCGGCCTCGGACGCCCCGTAG
- the secG gene encoding preprotein translocase subunit SecG: MDVLRIILQVLLVITSGFLTLLILLHKGKGGGLSDMFGGGISASAGSSGVAERNLNRITVSFAIVWAVVIVLLGLIQKLG; encoded by the coding sequence ATGGACGTCCTGCGCATCATCCTCCAGGTCCTGCTGGTCATCACCAGCGGGTTCCTCACCCTGCTGATCCTCCTGCACAAGGGCAAGGGCGGCGGCCTGTCCGACATGTTCGGCGGCGGCATCTCGGCGAGCGCCGGGTCCTCCGGCGTCGCGGAGCGGAACCTCAACCGCATCACGGTGTCTTTCGCGATCGTGTGGGCCGTCGTCATCGTCCTTTTGGGACTCATTCAGAAGCTCGGCTGA
- a CDS encoding uridine diphosphate-N-acetylglucosamine-binding protein YvcK, with protein MAVPPTPPAVPPPRVSSFRSGHSRGPRVVALGGGHGLSASLRALRHVSDRLTAVVTVADDGGSSGRLREELGVLPPGDLRMALAALTDDSDWGRTWSAVLQHRFVTDGPLDQHAVGNLLITALWELLGDTVTGLDWVGRLLGARGRVLPMASVPLVVEADVRCEDGPCTVVGQVNVAKAAGRIEQLRLHPADPPPCDEAVAAVREADWVVLGPGSWYSSVLVHLLVPQLSAALHETSARRCVTLNLSPDAETSGLTAVDLLDALHRHAPGLRIDVVLADPSAVEDVVAAEAAAARLGAQLVMRQVALGDGTARHDALRLAAAYRDVFDRVLGDVAPPGA; from the coding sequence TTGGCAGTCCCGCCCACCCCGCCCGCAGTCCCGCCGCCGCGCGTGTCCTCGTTCCGCTCCGGGCACTCGCGCGGTCCCCGGGTCGTCGCCCTCGGCGGCGGGCACGGCCTCTCCGCGAGCCTGCGCGCCCTGCGGCACGTCTCCGACCGGCTCACCGCCGTCGTCACCGTCGCCGACGACGGCGGGTCGTCCGGCCGGCTGCGCGAGGAGCTCGGCGTGCTCCCGCCCGGCGACCTGCGCATGGCGCTCGCGGCCCTGACCGACGACTCCGACTGGGGCCGCACCTGGTCGGCCGTGCTCCAGCACCGGTTCGTGACCGACGGCCCGCTCGACCAGCACGCCGTCGGGAACCTGCTCATCACCGCCCTGTGGGAGCTGCTGGGGGACACCGTCACGGGCCTGGACTGGGTGGGCAGGCTGCTCGGCGCGCGGGGGCGCGTGCTGCCCATGGCGTCGGTGCCGCTCGTCGTCGAGGCGGACGTGCGCTGCGAGGACGGGCCGTGCACCGTCGTCGGGCAGGTCAACGTGGCGAAGGCCGCCGGGCGCATCGAGCAGCTGCGGCTGCACCCGGCCGACCCGCCGCCGTGCGACGAGGCCGTCGCGGCCGTGCGCGAGGCCGACTGGGTCGTGCTCGGCCCCGGCTCCTGGTACTCGTCGGTGCTGGTGCACCTGCTGGTGCCGCAGCTCTCGGCGGCGCTGCACGAGACGTCCGCGCGCCGCTGCGTGACCCTCAACCTGTCGCCCGACGCCGAGACCTCGGGCCTGACGGCCGTCGACCTGCTGGACGCGCTGCACCGGCACGCGCCCGGCCTGCGCATCGACGTCGTGCTCGCCGACCCGTCCGCGGTCGAGGACGTCGTGGCGGCCGAGGCCGCTGCGGCGCGGCTCGGGGCGCAGCTCGTCATGCGGCAGGTCGCCCTGGGCGACGGCACCGCGCGGCACGACGCGCTGCGCCTGGCCGCCGCCTACCGGGACGTGTTCGACCGCGTCCTGGGCGACGTCGCGCCGCCCGGGGCGTAG
- the zwf gene encoding glucose-6-phosphate dehydrogenase, translated as MRPAKITAEHNPLRDPRDLRLPRIAGPSGLVIFGVTGDLSRKKLMPAVYDLANRGLLPPGFALTGFARRDWADEDFAQVVHDAVKQYARTPFREATWRQLSEGIRFVQGAFDDDEAFAELRRTVEKLDAERGTGGNHAFYLSIPPSAFPTVVQQLQEHGLSTPQEGAWRRVVIEKPFGHDLESAKELDAVVSEVFDQESVFRIDHYLGKETVQNLLALRFANQMFEPIWNNNYVDHVQITMAEDIGIGGRAGYYDGIGAARDVIQNHLLQLLALVAMEEPVNFEANALRAEKIKALSSVRIPHDLGRHTARGQYAAAWQGGEKVVGFLEEEGFNPESTTETFAAVRLDIDNRRWAGVPFYLRTGKRLGRRVTEVAVVFKKAPHLPFESSLTSELGNNALVIRVQPDEGVTMRFGAKVPGTAMEVRDVTMDFGYGHAFTESSPEAYERLILDVLLGDPPLFPTREEVELSWKILDPITAYWAKQGRPEQYPAGTWGPASADAMMARDGRAWRRP; from the coding sequence GTGAGGCCCGCCAAGATCACCGCGGAGCACAACCCGCTGCGCGACCCCCGCGACCTGCGCCTGCCGCGCATCGCGGGCCCGTCCGGGCTGGTCATCTTCGGCGTGACGGGCGACCTGTCGCGCAAGAAGCTCATGCCGGCGGTGTACGACCTGGCCAACCGCGGCCTGCTGCCCCCGGGCTTCGCGCTGACGGGCTTCGCGCGCCGCGACTGGGCGGACGAGGACTTCGCGCAGGTGGTGCACGACGCCGTCAAGCAGTACGCGCGCACCCCGTTCCGCGAGGCCACCTGGCGCCAGCTCTCCGAGGGCATCCGGTTCGTCCAGGGCGCGTTCGACGACGACGAGGCGTTCGCCGAGCTGCGCCGCACGGTCGAGAAGCTCGACGCGGAGCGGGGCACGGGCGGCAACCACGCCTTCTACCTGTCGATCCCGCCGAGCGCGTTCCCCACCGTGGTCCAGCAGCTCCAGGAGCACGGCCTCTCGACGCCGCAGGAGGGCGCCTGGCGCCGCGTCGTCATCGAGAAGCCGTTCGGTCACGACCTGGAGTCGGCCAAGGAGCTCGACGCCGTCGTGTCCGAGGTGTTCGACCAGGAGTCGGTGTTCCGCATCGACCACTACCTGGGCAAGGAGACGGTCCAGAACCTGCTGGCGCTGCGCTTCGCGAACCAGATGTTCGAGCCGATCTGGAACAACAACTACGTCGACCACGTGCAGATCACGATGGCCGAGGACATCGGCATCGGCGGCCGCGCCGGCTACTACGACGGCATCGGCGCTGCCCGCGACGTCATCCAGAACCACCTGCTCCAGCTCCTCGCCCTCGTGGCGATGGAGGAGCCGGTGAACTTCGAGGCGAACGCGCTGCGCGCCGAGAAGATCAAGGCGCTGTCCTCCGTCCGCATCCCCCACGACCTGGGCCGCCACACCGCGCGCGGCCAGTACGCGGCCGCGTGGCAGGGCGGCGAGAAGGTCGTCGGCTTCCTCGAAGAGGAGGGGTTCAACCCCGAGTCCACGACGGAGACGTTCGCCGCCGTCCGCCTCGACATCGACAACCGCCGCTGGGCGGGCGTGCCGTTCTACCTGCGCACGGGCAAGCGCCTGGGCCGCCGCGTCACCGAGGTGGCCGTCGTGTTCAAGAAGGCGCCGCACCTGCCGTTCGAGTCGTCGCTGACGTCCGAGCTCGGCAACAACGCGCTGGTCATCCGCGTGCAGCCCGACGAGGGCGTCACGATGCGGTTCGGCGCCAAGGTGCCGGGCACCGCGATGGAGGTCCGCGACGTCACGATGGACTTCGGCTACGGCCACGCCTTCACCGAGTCCTCGCCCGAGGCCTACGAGCGCCTCATCCTCGACGTGCTGCTGGGCGACCCGCCGCTCTTCCCGACGCGCGAGGAGGTCGAGCTCTCCTGGAAGATCCTCGACCCGATCACGGCGTACTGGGCCAAGCAGGGCCGTCCCGAGCAGTACCCCGCCGGCACCTGGGGCCCCGCCTCGGCCGACGCGATGATGGCCCGTGACGGCCGTGCCTGGAGGAGGCCCTGA
- a CDS encoding RNA polymerase-binding protein RbpA: MASAGHAIRGSRVGAGPMGESERGDIAPRARISYWCVNGHETQTVFAVVAEFTPPAQWDCQRCGFPAGLDQAAPPPAVHHEPYKTHLAYVKERRSDEEGAALLDEALAVLRRRRGEYV; the protein is encoded by the coding sequence ATGGCTTCTGCAGGTCATGCGATTCGTGGTTCGCGCGTTGGCGCAGGCCCGATGGGCGAGTCGGAGCGCGGCGACATCGCGCCCCGCGCTCGCATCTCCTACTGGTGCGTCAACGGGCACGAGACGCAGACGGTCTTCGCCGTCGTGGCGGAGTTCACCCCGCCGGCACAGTGGGACTGCCAGCGGTGCGGCTTCCCCGCCGGGCTGGACCAGGCGGCCCCGCCGCCGGCCGTGCACCACGAGCCGTACAAGACGCACCTCGCGTACGTGAAGGAGCGCCGCTCGGACGAGGAGGGCGCCGCCCTCCTCGACGAGGCGCTGGCGGTGCTGCGGCGCCGCCGCGGCGAGTACGTCTAG
- the gap gene encoding type I glyceraldehyde-3-phosphate dehydrogenase has product MTIRVGINGFGRIGRNFYRAIVESGADIEIVGVNDLTDNKTLAHLLKYDTVLGRLGQTVDFDDENIIVDGKAIRALAERDPKNLPWAELGADIVIESTGFFTDAEKAKAHIEAGAKKVIISAPAKNEDATFVMGVNSDQYDPAAHHIISNASCTTNCLAPMAKALNDAIGIERGLMTTIHAYTGDQNLQDGPHRDLRRARAAAQNIVPTSTGAAKAVALVLPELKGKLDGFAMRVPTITGSATDLTFTASREVTVEEVNAAVKAAAEGPLKGVLSYVEDEIVSSDIVTDPHQSIFDAKLTKVSGDLVKVVSWYDNEWGYSNSLVNLTVLVGEKL; this is encoded by the coding sequence GTGACCATCCGCGTCGGGATCAACGGCTTCGGCCGCATCGGGCGTAACTTCTACCGGGCCATCGTCGAGTCCGGTGCTGACATCGAGATCGTCGGTGTCAACGACCTCACGGACAACAAGACGCTCGCGCACCTGCTGAAGTACGACACGGTCCTCGGCCGCCTCGGCCAGACGGTGGACTTCGACGACGAGAACATCATCGTCGACGGCAAGGCCATCCGCGCCCTCGCCGAGCGTGACCCCAAGAACCTGCCGTGGGCCGAGCTCGGTGCCGACATCGTCATCGAGTCGACCGGCTTCTTCACGGACGCCGAGAAGGCCAAGGCCCACATCGAGGCGGGCGCCAAGAAGGTCATCATCTCCGCCCCGGCGAAGAACGAGGACGCCACGTTCGTCATGGGCGTGAACAGCGACCAGTACGACCCGGCCGCCCACCACATCATCTCGAACGCGTCGTGCACCACGAACTGCCTCGCCCCCATGGCGAAGGCGCTCAACGACGCCATCGGCATCGAGCGTGGCCTCATGACCACGATCCACGCCTACACGGGTGACCAGAACCTGCAGGACGGCCCGCACCGCGACCTTCGTCGTGCCCGCGCCGCCGCGCAGAACATCGTCCCCACCTCGACGGGTGCCGCGAAGGCTGTCGCCCTCGTGCTCCCCGAGCTCAAGGGCAAGCTCGACGGCTTCGCCATGCGCGTGCCGACGATCACCGGCTCGGCCACCGACCTGACCTTCACCGCCTCGCGCGAGGTCACGGTCGAGGAGGTCAACGCCGCGGTCAAGGCTGCCGCCGAGGGCCCGCTCAAGGGCGTCCTGTCCTACGTCGAGGACGAGATCGTGTCGTCGGACATCGTGACCGACCCGCACCAGTCGATCTTCGACGCCAAGCTCACCAAGGTGAGCGGCGACCTGGTCAAGGTCGTCTCGTGGTACGACAACGAGTGGGGCTACTCCAACTCGCTCGTCAACCTCACCGTGCTCGTCGGCGAGAAGCTCTGA
- a CDS encoding phosphoglycerate kinase: MKTIASLGDLTGKKVLVRADFNVPLSKDGTKTITDDARIVAALPTINALLDAGAAVVVMAHLGRPKPVGEFTFDESFTLAPVAARLAELLGKPVPLAKDLTGPSAQETVAALQPGEVALLENVRMDPRETSKVDAERQAEAAELAQLADAYVSDGFGVVHRKQASVYDIAQILPAAAGTLVFKEVDSLSKATTDPERPYVVVLGGSKVSDKLGVISNLIEKADRLLIGGGMMFTFLKAQGHEVGTSLLEEDQVPTVQGYLARAAERGVEIVLPIDVVVADSFDAPAPAGVVAADAIPADKIGLDIGPASGELFAAKLADAKTIAWNGPMGVFEREDYAGGTRAVMDGLIAAGRNGAFTIVGGGDSAAAVKTLGYDTADFGHISTGGGASLELLEGKTLPGIDVLADEN, from the coding sequence GTGAAGACCATCGCCTCCCTCGGCGACCTCACGGGCAAGAAGGTCCTCGTCCGCGCCGACTTCAACGTGCCGCTGTCCAAGGACGGCACGAAGACGATCACGGACGACGCCCGCATCGTCGCCGCGCTGCCGACGATCAACGCCCTGCTCGACGCCGGCGCGGCCGTCGTCGTCATGGCGCACCTCGGCCGCCCGAAGCCCGTCGGTGAGTTCACGTTCGACGAGAGCTTCACCCTCGCGCCCGTCGCCGCGCGCCTCGCGGAGCTGCTCGGCAAGCCCGTGCCGCTGGCGAAGGACCTGACCGGCCCGTCCGCGCAGGAGACCGTCGCCGCGCTCCAGCCGGGCGAGGTCGCCCTGCTCGAGAACGTCCGCATGGACCCGCGCGAGACGTCGAAGGTCGACGCGGAGCGTCAGGCCGAGGCCGCCGAGCTCGCGCAGCTCGCCGACGCCTACGTGTCCGACGGCTTCGGCGTCGTGCACCGCAAGCAGGCGTCGGTCTACGACATCGCCCAGATCCTGCCCGCCGCGGCCGGCACGCTGGTCTTCAAGGAGGTCGACTCGCTGTCCAAGGCGACGACCGACCCCGAGCGCCCCTACGTCGTCGTCCTCGGCGGCTCGAAGGTCTCGGACAAGCTCGGCGTCATCTCGAACCTCATCGAGAAGGCCGACCGCCTGCTCATCGGCGGCGGCATGATGTTCACCTTCCTCAAGGCCCAGGGCCACGAGGTCGGCACGTCGCTGCTCGAGGAGGACCAGGTCCCGACGGTCCAGGGCTACCTCGCCCGCGCCGCCGAGCGCGGCGTCGAGATCGTCCTGCCGATCGACGTCGTCGTCGCCGACTCCTTCGACGCCCCGGCCCCGGCCGGCGTCGTGGCCGCCGACGCGATCCCCGCCGACAAGATCGGGCTCGACATCGGCCCCGCCTCGGGCGAGCTGTTCGCCGCGAAGCTGGCCGACGCGAAGACCATCGCCTGGAACGGCCCCATGGGCGTGTTCGAGCGCGAGGACTACGCGGGCGGCACGCGCGCCGTCATGGACGGCCTCATCGCGGCCGGCCGCAACGGCGCCTTCACGATCGTCGGCGGCGGCGACTCGGCTGCGGCCGTCAAGACGCTCGGCTACGACACGGCCGACTTCGGTCACATCTCCACCGGTGGTGGCGCGTCCCTCGAGCTGCTCGAGGGCAAGACGCTGCCGGGCATCGACGTCCTTGCCGACGAGAACTGA
- the tpiA gene encoding triose-phosphate isomerase encodes MTNRTPLMAGNWKMNLDHQEAIATVQKLAWTLKDAKHDYASVEVVVCAPFTDLRSVQTLVDGDKLEVRYAAQDVSQHESGAYTGEISATMLAKLGCAYVVIGHSERREYHAESDALVNAKVRAAFGKGITPILCVGEGLDVRKAGDQVSYTLAQVEAGLADLTKEQVAQIVIAYEPVWAIGTGEVATPEDAQEVCGAIRALLAEQFDEEVAAATRVLYGGSVKSSNVADIMAKPDVDGALVGGASLDPEEFAKIVRFQSHA; translated from the coding sequence ATGACGAACCGCACCCCGCTGATGGCGGGCAACTGGAAGATGAACCTGGACCACCAGGAGGCCATCGCCACCGTCCAGAAGCTCGCGTGGACCCTCAAGGACGCCAAGCACGACTACGCGTCCGTCGAGGTCGTCGTCTGCGCGCCCTTCACCGACCTGCGCTCCGTCCAGACCCTGGTCGACGGCGACAAGCTCGAGGTCAGGTACGCGGCCCAGGACGTCTCCCAGCACGAGTCCGGCGCCTACACGGGCGAGATCTCGGCGACGATGCTGGCGAAGCTCGGCTGCGCCTACGTCGTCATCGGCCACTCGGAGCGCCGCGAGTACCACGCCGAGTCCGACGCGCTGGTCAACGCGAAGGTCCGCGCCGCGTTCGGCAAGGGCATCACGCCGATCCTGTGCGTGGGCGAGGGCCTGGACGTCCGCAAGGCGGGCGACCAGGTCTCGTACACGCTCGCGCAGGTCGAGGCCGGCCTGGCCGACCTGACCAAGGAGCAGGTGGCCCAGATCGTCATCGCCTACGAGCCCGTGTGGGCCATCGGCACCGGCGAGGTCGCCACGCCCGAGGACGCGCAGGAGGTCTGCGGTGCGATCCGCGCCCTGCTCGCCGAGCAGTTCGACGAGGAGGTCGCCGCGGCGACCCGCGTCCTGTACGGCGGCTCGGTGAAGTCGTCCAACGTCGCCGACATCATGGCGAAGCCGGACGTCGACGGCGCCCTCGTGGGTGGCGCGAGCCTCGACCCCGAGGAGTTCGCGAAGATCGTGCGCTTCCAGTCGCACGCCTGA
- the opcA gene encoding glucose-6-phosphate dehydrogenase assembly protein OpcA has protein sequence MIIDMPETTTTAVDKRLVRLRDEGGAVALGRVLTLVIIADEADVETAVEAANEASREHPSRVLVLASAGPLDAAPRLDAQIRVGGDAGASEVVVLRAAGPLQEQPDAVVMPLLLPDAPIVVWWPREAPQTPSEHPIGRIAHRRITDSVMSADPETMIRSLADQYAEGDTDLAWARVTLWRGLLAAAVEQPPFEPVTSVVIEGEKGHTSLDLLAGWLRARLKTPTTIAHKPGTTAITRVVLRRKSGEIVLDRPDGRIVTISQTGSPDRRIALPIRKLSEAIIEELRRLDPDEVYAEALVSGLRAVDAEAAGDAA, from the coding sequence ATGATCATCGACATGCCTGAGACCACCACCACCGCGGTCGACAAGCGCCTGGTGCGCCTGCGCGACGAGGGCGGCGCCGTCGCCCTCGGGCGCGTGCTCACCCTGGTGATCATCGCCGACGAGGCCGACGTCGAGACGGCCGTCGAGGCCGCCAACGAGGCCAGCCGCGAGCACCCGAGCCGCGTGCTCGTGCTCGCGTCGGCGGGTCCCCTGGACGCCGCGCCGCGCCTGGACGCGCAGATCCGCGTGGGCGGCGACGCCGGCGCGTCCGAGGTGGTCGTCCTGCGCGCCGCGGGGCCGCTCCAGGAGCAGCCCGACGCCGTCGTGATGCCCCTCCTGCTGCCCGACGCGCCCATCGTCGTCTGGTGGCCGCGCGAGGCGCCGCAGACGCCGTCGGAGCACCCCATCGGGCGGATCGCCCACCGGCGTATCACCGACTCGGTCATGTCGGCCGACCCGGAGACGATGATCCGCTCGCTGGCCGACCAGTACGCCGAGGGCGACACCGACCTCGCGTGGGCGCGTGTCACGCTGTGGCGCGGCCTGCTGGCGGCGGCCGTCGAGCAGCCCCCGTTCGAGCCCGTCACGAGCGTCGTCATCGAGGGCGAGAAGGGCCACACGTCGCTCGACCTGCTGGCGGGCTGGCTGCGCGCCCGCCTCAAGACGCCGACGACGATCGCGCACAAGCCCGGCACGACGGCCATCACGCGCGTCGTGCTCCGGCGCAAGAGCGGCGAGATCGTCCTCGACCGGCCCGACGGGCGCATCGTGACGATCTCGCAGACAGGCTCGCCGGACCGCCGGATCGCGCTGCCGATCCGCAAGCTCAGCGAGGCCATCATCGAGGAGCTGCGTCGTCTCGACCCCGACGAGGTCTACGCGGAGGCCCTCGTCTCGGGCCTGCGGGCCGTCGACGCGGAGGCCGCGGGGGACGCCGCGTGA
- the tal gene encoding transaldolase has protein sequence MTSSNDTRPTHRLSEAGVSIWLDDLSRERLATGNLAALVAEKDVVGVTTNPTIFASALSKGDAYAGALAALAGTDVEAAVERITTDDVRDAADVLRPVYDATHAVDGRVSIEVDPRLARDTEHTVEVAERLWATVGRPNVMIKIPATVEGLPAITRVLAQGISVNVTLIFSIERYRAVLDAWLAGLEQATANGHDLSVVGSVASFFVSRVDSAVDAALEKVGTDDAAALRGKAAIANARLAYAAYEEVVAGERWAALKAAGAQPQRPLWASTGVKNPEYRDTMYVDELVVAGVVNTMPEATLDAFADHGIVLGDTVTGTAEEAAAQIVAIEAQGVSLDKVTTQLETEGVDKFEVSWSQLLETTQAGLDAAATQGGAE, from the coding sequence ATGACAAGCTCCAACGACACCCGCCCCACGCACAGGCTCTCCGAGGCCGGGGTGTCGATCTGGCTCGACGACCTGTCCCGCGAGCGCCTCGCCACGGGCAACCTCGCAGCCCTGGTCGCAGAGAAGGACGTGGTGGGAGTCACCACGAACCCCACGATCTTCGCGTCCGCGCTCAGCAAGGGCGACGCCTACGCGGGCGCCCTCGCCGCGCTCGCAGGCACGGACGTCGAGGCCGCCGTCGAGCGGATCACGACGGACGACGTCCGCGACGCCGCCGACGTGCTGCGCCCCGTCTACGACGCCACGCACGCCGTCGACGGCCGCGTGTCCATCGAGGTGGACCCGCGCCTGGCGCGCGACACCGAGCACACGGTCGAGGTCGCGGAGCGCCTGTGGGCGACCGTCGGCCGCCCCAACGTCATGATCAAGATCCCCGCGACCGTCGAGGGCCTGCCGGCCATCACGCGCGTGCTCGCCCAGGGCATCTCGGTCAACGTGACCCTCATCTTCTCGATCGAGCGCTACCGCGCCGTCCTGGACGCGTGGCTCGCCGGCCTCGAGCAGGCGACGGCGAACGGCCACGACCTGTCCGTCGTCGGCTCGGTCGCGTCGTTCTTCGTCTCGCGCGTCGACTCCGCCGTGGACGCCGCGCTGGAGAAGGTCGGCACCGACGACGCCGCGGCCCTGCGCGGCAAGGCGGCGATCGCCAACGCGCGCCTGGCCTACGCCGCCTACGAGGAGGTCGTGGCCGGCGAGCGCTGGGCCGCCCTCAAGGCCGCCGGCGCCCAGCCGCAGCGCCCCCTGTGGGCCTCGACGGGCGTGAAGAACCCCGAGTACCGCGACACGATGTACGTCGACGAGCTCGTCGTCGCCGGCGTCGTGAACACCATGCCGGAGGCGACGCTGGACGCGTTCGCCGACCACGGCATCGTGCTCGGCGACACCGTGACCGGCACCGCCGAGGAGGCCGCGGCCCAGATCGTCGCCATCGAGGCCCAGGGCGTCTCGCTGGACAAGGTCACGACCCAGCTGGAGACCGAGGGCGTCGACAAGTTCGAGGTCAGCTGGTCGCAGCTCCTCGAGACGACGCAGGCCGGCCTCGACGCCGCCGCGACGCAGGGAGGAGCCGAGTGA